The genomic interval GCCGCGTCACCGTTGAGTCACACCACGTACAGTCACGGCGCTCAGAAACCCACGGCGTTGTGCGGTGCGCGGTCCGGTCGCAGTACTGCGTCCAGACGGGAGACTGCGCCGGGAGTGCGTTCGCCGATACGGCCTGCGTACGCCAACTCACTCGCGCGGACACCGCCGAGGTACAGCGATCCCAGCTCGGCAATGCCGAGCGAGAGGTCTGCAGTCTGGTCGGTGGCCGCGCAGGTGGATCCGTCCGGTGCTGCGTCCAGGCGCCAGTGACCTGAGCCGAACAGGTCGTCCGATACGTCCAGCACGAGCGAGTCGGTCGCGGCGTACGTCCGCGCCTCCAGAGCTCCTTGTACGTCGAGCATGCGCAGCCACAGGTTGTCCCGCGTCCGCGTGAGCTTCAACGCCCGCGGATTGGTCAGCATCCACCGCAACGGCTCGTCGACGGGCCGGCGTGCAGCAACCACTCGCTTGGTGAGGTCGAAGTCGAGCAGCAAGCTCCACAGGGCCCGGTACGCATCGGACGTCAGCGCCTCGAACGCTTCCACCTGCAGTACGCCGACCTGGGCCGGATCCGGCGACCACGGCAATCGGAAGATCGCAGCGCCATCCACCGAACCCCCGGCATCACGATGCACCAAGTGATGTGCCGGCCCCGACCCGTCTGCTGGCAATCCACCCGAGGCGAGCCCGTCCCACTTGCCCGGCAACAGGCTGATCTCCCCTACGCGCTCGGCCCGCACCTGTTCGTGCAGCACCGGCCACACCTCGGCGGCCACCACACCGTCCACCAACTCGAGCTGTCCCGGGTCGGTGAACTCCGACCGGAAGGAGACATCGGTACGTCGCACCTCCCACCGGTGCTGGAACGTCGCCGGCGAGAACCCGTACCGCCCGTAGATCGTCCCCTCGCTCGCACTGAGCCCGGCCAGGAACTCGCCGCGCTCACGGCAGTCCGCCAGCATCGCGGACATGATCTTCCGCAGCAGCCCACGTCGCCGGTACGTCGGCAGTACGGCGGTCGATGTCACGCCGCCGAGCGCCAATTGCCGGCCACCCGGCACGGTGACCTGCACCGACACGATCGCCGAGCCGCCTGCGATCTTGCCGTCGACGAACGCCGCCTGCGGGCGGAACCAGTCCGCTTGCAGCTCCTCGGCGTACCGATCGAGGTCAGCCGGCGTCGGTGGTACTTGCGGTGGCCAGGCCGCCTGCCCGGCGTACCAGGCCGACGGCTCAGGCTCCTCCTGCGGAAAGCCGTTCACATACGGCAGAACGCGCAGGTACTCCTCGGACTCAGCCGCGGTGATCGGCCGGATTTCAATCGCCATGCGCCCTTTCTAAGCAGCGCACAGCAACCAAGCACACTATTTAGTGGCTACCTACATGCTCGCGATGAGCTTCTCGACGCGCTCGTCGTGGGACTTGAAGGGGTCCTTGCAGAGCACAGTGCGCTGGGCCTGGTCGTTGAGCTTCAGATGCACCCAGTCGACGGTGAAGTCGCGGCGGCGCTCCTGCGCGCGCTTGATGAACTCACCGCGCAGCCGCGCCCGCGTGGTCTGCGGCGGCACCGACTTGGCCTCGAACACCCGCAGGTCGTCGACGACCCGGGTGACCGCGCCCTTGCGCTCGAGCAGGTAATACAACCCGCGCGGCCGGTGGATGTCGTGGTACGCCAGGTCGAGCTGCGCCACCCGCGGGCTCGCCAGACCGAGGTTGTTCTGCGCGCGGTAGCGCTCGATCAGCCGGTACTTGATCACCCAGTCGATCTCGCGCTCGATCCCGGACATGTCGCCGGACTCGATCGCCTTCAGCGTCCGCTCCCACAGCGACAGCGCCCGCTCGACCGCCGGCGTCCCGAGCTCGCGACGGTCGACGAAGTCGCGCGCCTTGGTCAGGTACTCCGTCTGGATGTCCAGCGCCGAGGCCTCGCGGCCGTTCGCCAGCCGGACCTCGCGGCGACCGGTCATGTCGTGGCTGATCTCGCGGATCGCCCGGATCGGGTTGTCCAGGGTGAGGTCGCGCATCACGATGCCGGCCTCGATCATCCGCAGCACCAGGTCGGTGCTGGCCACCTTGAGCAGCATGGTGGTCTCGGACATGTTCGAGTCGCCGACGATCACGTGCAGCCGGCGGAACCGCTCGGCGTCCGCGTGCGGCTCGTCGCGGGTGTTGATGATCGGCCGGGACCGGGTGGTCGCGCTGGAGACCCCTTCCCAGATGTGCTCGGCGCGCTGCGACACGGAGTACACCGCGCCGCGCGGCGTCTGCAGCACCTTGCCGGCGCCGCAGATCAGCTGCCGGGTGACCAGGAACGGGATCAGCACGTCGGCCAGCTTGGC from Kribbella sp. NBC_00709 carries:
- the pafA gene encoding Pup--protein ligase, whose translation is MNRRIFGLENEYGVTCTFRGQRRLTPDEVARYLFRRVVSWGRSSNVFLRNGARLYLDVGSHPEYATGECDSVTDLIAHDKAGERILEGLLVDAQKRLHDEGIFGDVYLFKNNTDSAGNSYGCHENYLVSRHGDFAKLADVLIPFLVTRQLICGAGKVLQTPRGAVYSVSQRAEHIWEGVSSATTRSRPIINTRDEPHADAERFRRLHVIVGDSNMSETTMLLKVASTDLVLRMIEAGIVMRDLTLDNPIRAIREISHDMTGRREVRLANGREASALDIQTEYLTKARDFVDRRELGTPAVERALSLWERTLKAIESGDMSGIEREIDWVIKYRLIERYRAQNNLGLASPRVAQLDLAYHDIHRPRGLYYLLERKGAVTRVVDDLRVFEAKSVPPQTTRARLRGEFIKRAQERRRDFTVDWVHLKLNDQAQRTVLCKDPFKSHDERVEKLIASM
- a CDS encoding GNAT family N-acetyltransferase → MAIEIRPITAAESEEYLRVLPYVNGFPQEEPEPSAWYAGQAAWPPQVPPTPADLDRYAEELQADWFRPQAAFVDGKIAGGSAIVSVQVTVPGGRQLALGGVTSTAVLPTYRRRGLLRKIMSAMLADCRERGEFLAGLSASEGTIYGRYGFSPATFQHRWEVRRTDVSFRSEFTDPGQLELVDGVVAAEVWPVLHEQVRAERVGEISLLPGKWDGLASGGLPADGSGPAHHLVHRDAGGSVDGAAIFRLPWSPDPAQVGVLQVEAFEALTSDAYRALWSLLLDFDLTKRVVAARRPVDEPLRWMLTNPRALKLTRTRDNLWLRMLDVQGALEARTYAATDSLVLDVSDDLFGSGHWRLDAAPDGSTCAATDQTADLSLGIAELGSLYLGGVRASELAYAGRIGERTPGAVSRLDAVLRPDRAPHNAVGF